From the genome of Vicia villosa cultivar HV-30 ecotype Madison, WI linkage group LG2, Vvil1.0, whole genome shotgun sequence, one region includes:
- the LOC131648384 gene encoding probable NADH dehydrogenase [ubiquinone] 1 alpha subcomplex subunit 5, mitochondrial has protein sequence MFLRAVARPLMAKIKQTTGIVGLDVVPNAREVLIGLYSKTLNEIQKVPEDEGYRKAVESFTNHRLRVCQEEEDWEKIESRLGCGQVEELIEEAQDELKLIGYMIEWDPWGIPDDHEIEMVENDAPIPKHVPQHRPPPLPKEFQETLEALMSQPGKTEKLEELVSKSIKDNAAANSSEESSKP, from the exons ATGTTCCTCCGTGCAGTGGCGCGGCCGTTAATGgcgaagataaagcaaacaacaGGGATCGTAGGGTTAGACGTTGTTCCAAACGCGAGGGAGGTGTTAATAGGACTCTACAGTAAGACACTGAACGAGATCCAGAAGGTCCCAGAAGACGAAGGGTATCGGAAAGCTGTTGAAAGCTTTACCAATCACAGGCTTAGGGTTTGTCAAGAGGAAGAAGATTGGGAGAAGATTGAGAGTCGGCTTGGGTGTGGACAGGTTGAGGAACTCATTGAAGAGGCTCAGGATGAACTCAAACTCATTGGATATATGATTG AATGGGATCCTTGGGGTATCCCAGATGATCACGAAATTGAGATGGTTGAAAATGATGCACCAATTCCGAAGCACGTTCCTCAACACCGGCCTCCTCCTCTCCCTAAGGAGTTTCAAGAAACATTAGAGGCACTTATGTCTCAACCAGGGAAGACAGAAAAGCTAGAAGAACTTGTGTCAAAATCAATAAAAGATAATGCTGCTGCAAACTCTAGTGAAGAATCCTCAAAGCCATGA